Sequence from the Kineosporia succinea genome:
CTGGCCCGGTAGCCCCCGCCGGTGCGCCCCGGCGAGTTGAGAAAGCCCGCCCGCAGGGCCACTTCGTAGCCCGCGACCATCCCGCGCAGGAGTTCTCCGACCGTGACGTCCCCCGCCGCCGCCAGCAGGACCGGCACCACCGTCGACCCGGCGTGGATGCCGCCGCCGCGGTAGTGGCCGTCGTCGAAGTCCAGCGCGCTGGCGGCCACGGCCCCCAGGTGCGCCGCCCACAACGGGGAGGTCGTGGTGCTCGTGCCGATGGCCGGAACCGGTCCCGGATGGTGACGGGCAGCTGTGAGAACGGCTTCGTACAGCGGGGTTCGGGTGCCGGCCACGAGCACGGCCAGGGTGTCCTCCAGGGCCGTGCGGGCCCAGGCGCTCACGGTGTCCGGTAGGGGATCCGTCATCATCGAGGCGACGGGGACGCCGATCACTCGGCCAGTGCCTCGGGCAGGCTGGCCAGCAGCGACTTCGTGTACGGATGCTGCGGCCGGTCGTAGACCTCGTCGGCGGGGCCGCTCTCCACGACCTGGCCCTCGCGCAGCACGATCACCTCGTCGCTGACCTGACGCACCACGGCCAGGTCGTGCGAGACGAACACCATGCTGATGCCCCGCTCGGCGCGAATCCGTTCCAGCAGCGCGAGGATCTGCGCCTGCACGAGCACGTCGAGCGCGGAGACGGCCTCGTCGCACAGCAGCACCTCGGGGTCGGCGGCCAGGGCCCGGGCGATGGCCACGCGCTGGCGCTGACCGCCCGACAGCTCCAGGGGGCGCCGCCCGAGCACCTCGGCCGGCAGCGAGACCGCAGAGAGCGCCTCGACCGGGTCGGTGCCCGGGGCGAGGGCCTCGGCCAGGATCTGGCGGACGGTCCAGCGCGGGTCGAACGAGCTCAGCGGATCCTGCGGCACCACCTGGAGGCGGCGACGTCGTGCGCGGCGGGCCTTCTCGGGGATCCCGCTCCACGGCTCACCGTCCAGCCGGACGGTCCCGGCCTGCGGTTCCTGGGTGGCCAGGAGCACCCGCAGCAGGGTGCTCTTGCCCGATCCGGACTGCCCGACCACGCCGACGGTGCGACCGCGGGCCAGGGACAGCGACACGTCGTCCAGGGCGGTGAAGTCCTGGTAGCGAACACTGATCGAGTCTGCCTGAAGGACGACGTGGTCACCGTCGGCGGGCACCGGCCGGTCGGGTCGGTGGTGCAGCCGGGGAATGGCCTCGACGAGTTCGCGCACGTACGGTTGTTCCGGTGAGCGCAGCAGCGTGGCGGGTGGTCCCTGTTCCACGACCTGCCCGTGGCGCAGCACGATCACGTGGTCGGCGATGCCGGCGACGGCGGCGAGGTCGTGACTGACCAGCAGGATGCCCAGGCCCTCGTCGCGCTGGCGGGCCAGCAGGTCGAGCACCTGCTTCTGCACGGACACGTCGAGGGCGGTGGTGGGCTCGTCGGCGACCAGCAGCCGCGGCGAGCCGCCGAGGGCGGAGGCGATCAGCGCGCGCTGGCGCAGACCGCCGGACAGCTGGTGGGCGAACTGACGTGAGCGCCGGGCCGGATCGGGGAAACCCACGTCGCGCAGCAGCGTCTCGGCCCACGCGGGCGCCTGCCGGCGAGCGGTACCACCGGCCCGGACGGCCTCGGTGACCTCGCGCCGCACCGAGCGCAGCGGGTCCAGGGAGACCAGCGCGTCCTGCAGCACCAGACCGGCGAACCGGCCCCGCACCCGCCGCCAGTCGCGCTCCTTCCAGACCGACGCGTCCTCACTGTTGATCGTGAAGGTCTTCGAGGTGACCCGGGCGGCGCGGTCGTTCAGGCCGAGCACGGAGCGGGCGATGGTGGACTTGCCCGATCCGGACTCCCCGACCAGGGCCACGCAGGTGCCCGGGTGCACGGTCAGGTCGACACCGCCGACGGCCGTGTGGGTGCCGAAACGGATGGTCAGGTCGCTGATCTGGACCAGGGGAGCGTTCACGATGCGCGTCCTTGGACTCGCCGCTGCAGGTCGCGGCCGACGGTGGTGATGGCGAAGATCGTCACGACGATCGCCAGACCGGGGAACACGGTGGGCCACCACGCGTAGGCGATGACGGCCTGCCCGTCCGCGAGCAGGGACCCCCACTCCGGAGCGGGTTTACCCGGCCCCAGGCCGACGAAACTCAGCCCGGAGACGGTGAGGACGGACGTCCCCACTTCGATGGTGGCCAGCAGCAGGACCGGGGAGACCGCGTTCGGGAGCACGTGCCGCGAGACGATCGAGGACGGGCTGCGGCCCAGGGTGCGGGCGGCGAGAACGTAGTCGGAGGAGCGGATCGCGATGGCCTGGCGGCGGATGACCCGGGCCAGGCCGGGGATCAGGGCCAGGCCGATCGCGACGGTCAGGCTCGCGGTGCCGGCGCCGAAGAACGCCGAGAACAGCAGGGCCATGAGGATCGAGGGGAAGGCCGAGAGCAGGTCGAACACCCGTGAGAGGGTCTCGTCGACGACCTTGCCCGACAGCGCCGCGCTCAGGCCGAGCACGATGCCGCCGGCCAGGCCGAGGGCGACGGCGAGGAAGGCGATGACCACCGAGTAGCGGGCGCCGAACACGACGCGGGCGTAGACGTCGCGCCCGAGTTCGTCGGTGCCGAACCAGTGACCGGCGCCGGGCGCCAGCAGGTTCGCGACCGGGTCGGTGTCGTTGGGGCCGCCGGCGCCGACCAGGCCGGGATGGATCAGGGCGGCCAGCAGGACGAGGAGGTAGAGGGCGGCGACACCTCGGCCGAGCTTGTTCATGAGGTGGCCTCCTGCCGCAGCCGGGGGTCGATGACCAGGGCGGCCACGTCGATCGCGGTGGTGATGAGCACGTAGGCGGCCGTGATGATGAGGACGACCGCGACCGTGACGGGTGCGTCGGAACCGGTCACGGCGTCCAGGGCCACGCGGCCGAGACCGGGTCGCCCGAAGACGGACTCGACGATGACGGCGCCGCCGATGAGCAGGCCGAGAGTGTTCCCGGCGACGGTCAGGCTGGAGACGGCGACGTGCGGTACGAGGTGGGTGGCGCGCAGCCGGAACCCGGACACGCCGCGGCTCTTCACGGTGAGCACCCAGGGCTGGCGCAGGGCCTGGGCCATCTCCTCGCGCATGTACTGCGACAGCAGCCCGGCCACGGGCAGGGCCAGCGTGAGCATGGGCAGTACCAGTGAGGAGAACCCGTCGGCGCCGACCGAGGGGAACCACTGCAGGTTGAACGAGAAGCCCAGTTGCAGGAGCGCTCCCACCCAGAAGGTCGGCAGGCAGATGGCCAGCAGTTCGATCACGTGCAGGATCCGTTCGGTGGTGCGGCCGGCGCCTGCGCTCAGCACGGCGATCAGCCAGGCGATCGCCCCGGCCAGCACGACCGCGGACCCGGCCAGGGCCAGGGTCGGGCCGACCTGCGAGCCGACCACGTCGCTCACGTCGGCGTTGAGCACGTACGAGCGGCCGAGGTCACCGCGCAGCAGGCCGAGCAGGTAGTCGCCGTACTGCACCGCGAACGGCCGGTCCAGGCCGAGGCTGGCGCGCACCTGCCCGGCCAGGCCGGGATCGTTCACGTGCACACCGAGCACGACCGACTCCACCGAGCCGGGCAGCAGCCGCAGCCCGACGAACGTCAGGGTGGCGGCCGCCCACAACAGCAGAACAGCTCCTGCGAGGCGCCGGGCGACGCCTCGCAGGAGCACAGAACCTGAGGTCACTTGCTGACCCAGACGTTGTAGTTGCCGTCCGGGACACCGCTGGAGTAGTCGAAACCGTTGCCGTGCAGCGTGTTCGACGCGGCGACCGGGAAGGTGGACTCGACGAGCGGCACGAACAGGGCCTGGTCCTTGACCAGGTACTGCTGGATGCCGTCGAGGTCCTTCTTGTACTGCGCCGGGTCGGTGGCGCCGATCGCGTCGGTGGCGAGGTCGACGGCCTTGGTCGGCTTCCACGCGTTCGCACCGTAGAAGTAGCCGTTCCAGGTGCCGATGACGCTGTTGGCGTAGTCGACCTTGCCGTACGAGCCGGGGTAGATGCTCCAGTCGCCCTTGGCGATGTCGGCCGACAGCGCGGCCCAGGTCGGGGTGGTGAAGTCGACCTCGATGCCGGTGTTCTTCTTCGCCGCGTCCTGGATCGCCTCGACGAGGGTGTCGCGCTGGTCGCGCACCGAGTCCGCGTCGTAGGTGATCTTCAGCCTCAGGCGCTTGCCGTCCTTGGTGCGGTAGCCCTCGGAGTCACGGGTGCTCCAGCCGGCGGCGTCCAGGGCCGCGTTGGCCGCGCTCGGGTCGTTGCCCCAGCTGTCTTTCAGTGTGGTGTCGAACTCGGCGCTGTCCTTGCCGACCCAGCTCCAGGCCCGCGTCTTCTGGCCCTTGTAGATGGCGTTGACGATGGTGTCGAGGTCGAAGCTGTCGCGGAAGGCCTTGCGCAGCTCGGCGTCGTCCCAGGGCGCGTTCTCGCTCGAGCCGTTGACGGTGAAGCCGAAGGTGGTGGAGCTGGCCGGGCCGTCGGTGTAGGTGAGCTTCTGGTTCTTGGTCAGGCTCGCGACACTCAGGGCGGGAACTCCCGAGATGGCGTCGACCTGGCCCGACTGCAGGGCACCGGTTCGGGTGGAGTCCTCGGCGATGAACTTGTACGTCACCTGGTCGAGGTAGGCGGGGCCATCGTGCGAGAGCGATTCGGGCGCCCAGGCGTAGTCGGCGTTCTGCTTGAGCACGACCTGGCTGCCGCGGGTGTAGGAGTCGATGACGAACGGGCCGGAGCCGGAGAGCTTCTCGCCCGGGGTGCACAGGTCCTTGCCGTCGTCGATGGTGGCCGGGTCGATGATGCCCAGCGCCACGCTGCTCAGGGAGCTCAGCAGTGAGCTGTCGGCCTGGCTCAGGGTGATCGTCAGGGTGTTCTTGTCGGCCGTGATGTCTTTCACCGAGCCGAGCAGGCCCGCGTAGCTGGAACCGTGGGCGCTGTCGCGGGTGTAGTCGAGGTTGGCCTTGACCGCGGCCGCGTCGAGGGTGGCGCCGCTGCTGAACTTCACGTCGTCGCGCAGCGTGAACGTGTACGTGATGCCGTCTTTCGAGGTCTCCCAGGCCGAGGCCAGCCACGGCGTGTAGGTGCCGTCCTTCTCCTGGTACACCAGTGAGTCCACGACGTTGCGGGTGATCGCGCGGTCGGCCAGCACGTCGTCGAAGGCAGGTGCGAAGCACGAGGGTTCGGCGGCCACGGCCCAGGTGATGCTGCCGCCGCTGACCGGGGTGGCACTGTCGGCGCCGCTGGTGGTGCTGGTACTCGCCGAGGAGCAGGCGGCCAGCGTGGTGAGGCTCAGCAGGCCGGCCACGGCCGCCAGAGTGGTGCGCATGGGGGATCTCTTTCTCATGATGTCTTCCTGAACCAGGTCGTGCTGAACCAGTCGGTGGCCGCGCCGGCCTCGATCGTGGTGATGAAACCGGCGTCGTACTCGACGACACGCTCGTCGAGGTGCTTCTGGGTGACGACGCGGTGGGTGATCCGCCAGCCCGCCTCGCTCCGGTGCCAGGTGTCGACGTAGAGGCTGCTGCCCTCGGAGACCCTGAGCTGGGTGGGCTCGTCGGTGCGCTGGAGGGTGACGTGCAGGACCTCGCTGACGCTGCGTGCGGTGGGGGAGTCCAGATCGATCAGGGTGTTGGCGATCAGGTGCTGCCCGGACAGGCGGGTGGCGTTGAAGTCCTTCAGGAACTGGCCGAGGGCGGGGGCTTTCAGCGGCTGCGCGCTCACACCCACCAGGTCGATCGCGGCGTCGTCGGTGAAGACGGTGTCGTACAGGTCCCAGGCGTTCTGGTCCTGGGCCTGGGCGTACCGGTGCAGGGTGTCCTCGATCGCGGCGCGGTCGAGCAGGTCCTGGATGCTCATCGGTCGGGTTCTCCTCAGAAGCCCGCGACGGCGGGGTTGCGGGCGGCGTCGCGGGTCAGTGCGGCGGTGCGCTCGTCGTAGCGCACGCGGGTGCGGTTGTCGCTCTTGCGGACGAGGACGCGGTGGGCGATGAGCCAGCCGTCATCGGTGCGGATCAGGTCGTCGACGTACAGGCCGGCCGAGCGCTGCACCACGACCTCGTCGCCGTCCTTCTCGGTGGTGTGGGCCAGGAACTCGGTGACGGTGCGGGCCCGGTCTCCTTCGATGGTGAAGAGCGTGTTGGCCAGCAGGTGCTGCCCGGAGAGCCGGTTCGCATCGAACGTGCCGGACAGGAATTCCACGAAATCGGCCGCTCTCAGGGGCTCTTCGAGGTAGCCGGGGATCTCCACCCGGGCGTCGGGGGTGAACGCGCTCAGGTACACCGGCCACTGCCGCTGGTCGATGCCCTGGCTGTACCGGCGCAGGGTGCGCACGATCGCGGCCCGGTCGAGCAGTTCGGCGGGGCTGGTCACGACGCGCTGCCGGTCAGTGGTTCGGTGATCGTCAGGAACGTGTTCGGGTACTGCGGTCGCAGCGCCTCGCCGATCGCGAAGGTGGCCAGGTCGGCGTAGGTGATGCGGGAGGTCTCGTCGAGCACGATCTTCTCGTGAACGGCGTGCGGGGTGCCCAGCGGGCCCTCGTAGATGTAGGGGTTGCGGATGACGGTCCAGACCACATCGGTCTCGGCCTCCAGCAGCACCTGCTCCATGCGGTCCTTGTCCACGACCCGGTTGCCCACCATGTCGCGCAGTTTCACCACGTACGGGCTGCCGTCGTTGCTGGAACCGGCGCCGTGAGTGCTCATCAGCACGATCCGGCGCAGGCCCCGCCCGGCGGCCTCGAGCAGATGCCGGGTGGAGACCTCGCAGACGTCCACCGGCTGGGAGTCGTCGATCTGGTCCTTCGTCCGGCCCGACTCGGGCCTCCCCAGCGAGGCGATCACCGCGTCCCTGCCCTCGGAGACGGCGGCGATCACCTCGGCGTCGCGGGCGTCACCGACGACCACGGTGAGGGACGCGTCGCGGACCGGCAGCGCCTCGGGCCGGCGTACCAGCGCCGTGACCTCGTGCCCCGCGTCCAGCGCCCGGCGCACGATCTCCTGCCCGGTGCGCCCGGTCGCCCCCAGTACTGCCAGCCGCGCCACGTGCATTCCTCACTCTCTCGGTCGAGAAACAAGAGAAGTACACTAGAACACAGTGTTCCGAAGATTCGGAACGGATTGTTCCTGAAGTTTGGTCGATTGTGACTCAGGTCATTCATCTCAAGGAGGAGACAGCCGCGTGGACCCCCGCCTCGAGCGCACCCGGCGCTCGGCTCACAGCGCCGCGTTGAGCCTGCTGTCCGAGGGTGGAATCGCCCACCTCACCCCGCAGAACCTCTCGCGGGTCTCCGGTCTGGGCCGCACCACGCTGTACCGGCACTGGCCCACGACCGTGCATCTGGTGCTCGACCTGCTCCAGACCTTCCGGATGCCCGACTTCGAGATGGTCGAGGGCGACCTGCCCACCCGGCTGCGCCACAACATCGCCGCCCAGCACGCGGCCCTGCTCGACCCGGAGTACCGCGTCATCTTCCAGACCATCCAGAGCGTCGCCCTGGACGACGAGGTGCGCGCGGCCCTGGTCGAGATCAACCGTGAGCGCATCGAATCGGTCGCCCGGGTGCTCGCACCGGAGTACGACCTGCACGGCCAGAACACCGCTGTGGCCGAGATCTTCGCGCTCATCAACGGTCCGCTGCAGCAGATCACGGCGTTCCTCGGGGAGAGCAGCCCGCGCCTGATGCCGGCGATCGTCGAGTCGGTGCTGGCCTACCTGCGCGAGAACCACGCGTCCGGCGCCGCCTGACGGTCCGCTGGGTGTGGTTCCCGGGTTACCCGATGATCAGGGCACCGGTCTCGAGCCGGGCGCGGGCGCCCAGGGGAACGGTCAACTGCACTGTCCCGTGCCCGAACTCGAGGCCGGTCACGATCGGGACCCCGAGCCCGCCCAGCCGCTCGAGCAGGACCCGATCGATGTGTTCGGGTTCCCCGCAGCGTTCCCAGGAACCGCAGGCGATCCCGGCCGCGCCCGCGAACCAGCCGCTGCGCAGCAGCTGGGTCAGCATCCGGTCGATCCGGTACGGGGACTCGTTCACGTCCTCCAGCAGCACGATCCGGCCCTCGGCGGGCGCCAGCTCGTCCGACCCCACCAGCGAGGACAGCAGCGACAGCGTCCCACCGGTCGTCACTCCCTCGGCAACCCCCGGCACCAGGGAGTGCGTGCCGGTCAGGGTCCGACCTTCCGAGGGGTGGAAGAGCGCGGCCCGCAGGCTTTCCAGGACGACGGCCGCCGGGTCGGGGAAGCCGAGGACCGGGCCGCCGAGAACGGGACCGTAGAACGTCTGGACCTCCAGACGACGGGCGAAAGCCTGGTGCAGGGCGGTACTGTCACTGGAACCGACGAAGGGTTTCAAAGGACGCGCGGAGCTGGCCTTGCGCATCACGTCCCAGTCGAGATGGTCGAGAGTACGCACGGCGCCGTACCCACCGCGGGCGCAGTACACGGCGTTCACGTCGGGGTCGCACCAGGCGTCCTGCAGGTCGCCCGCGCGTGCCTCGTCGGTCCCGGCCAGGTATCGGCCGGGGTGCCGGTCGAGCACGTGCGGGGCGAGCGAGACCTTCAGCCCGAAGGACCGCAGCACGTCGCAGCCCCGTTCGAGGCGGTCGGCCAGCACCGGGCCGGAGGGCGCGACGACGGCCACGTGCAGGCCGGGCTCGAGCGGGCGCGGTTGGCGAAGAACGGGCGGGATGCGCACCGGTCCTGAGTACCACCGCGGGCCTGTTGCCCATGAGGGGGCAAGGGATCTGGCCGGGCCGGATGCGGAAACTCTGCCCTCTCGGTCATCGGGGATGTCGTGTTCACGGGCGCGCTCTCCTGAGCGCGCGCACCCGGTCATCATCTTGACCAATTTCGTCCAGATATCCAGACTGGATGGTGCCACCTGCTCTGCGTCGTTCACTCCACCATCCCTGGAGGCGTGCCGTGCCCGGAAGCGAAAGCACCCCTGAACCCGACGAGTCCACGCACGCCGAGCAGCGCTGGGCCCTGAACGAGGACTGGCTGGCCACCGCCGTCGGCCTGATCCTGCTGGTCCTGGTCCTGACCGGCGTCGTCACCGAAGGGCTGGTGCCGTGATGAGCGACGTCGCGCCCGCCCGGCACGAAGCCGTCGTCCCGGACACCGGGCGCCGGGTGGCCTGGTTCCTGCTCGGCATCCTGGTCGTGCTCGTCCTGGGCTGGGTCACCCACTACCTCAACGACTCGGTGCCGGACTGGGCCGAGGACACCTGGGCCGACGACATCGCCTCGGCCGTCGAATACCCCGTCTACGCCATCATTCTCGGACTGCTCGGGAACGCCCTGCTGAGCGCGACCGGCCTGCGTGAGCGCCTCGCCGCCGGGTTCCGCACCGAATTCTTCATCAAGACCGGTCTGGTGCTGCTCGGCGCCTCGATCGACCTGCAGCTGATCGTGGACGCCGCCGGCCGCTCCGTCCTCCAGGCCGTCCTGCTGATCAGCATCGTCTTCGGGTTCACCTGGTGGCTCGGCGGACGGCTGGGGCTGGACGAGCGGCTGCGGGCCCTGCTCGCGTCCGCCGTCTCGATCTGCGGGGTCAGCGCCGCGATCGCCGCCGCCGGCGCGGTGCAGGCCCGCAAGGAGCAACTGGCCTACGCGGCGAGCCTGGTCATCGCGTTCGCCCTGCCCTCGATCTTCCTGCTGCCCTGGCTCGCGGATGTCCTCGGCCTCGAGGACGCGGTGGCCGGGGCCTGGATCGGCGGCAACATCGACACCACCGCCGCCGTCACGGCAGCGGGCACGCTCGCCGGCGAGGGACCGCTCGAGATCGCCACCATCGTCAAGGTCACCCAGAACGCGCTCATCGGTATCGTCGCGGTCGCTCTGGCCGCCTGGTTCGCCTACCGTGTCGACCGGACGCCCGACGCTCCGCGACCCGGAATCGGTGAGTTGTGGCGCCGTTTCCCCAAGTTCGTGCTCGGTTTCATCGCGGCCTCGGTGATCGCGACCGTCTACCTCGGCCAGGTCGGCGCCGCCGACGGCAAGGCCCACATCGCGATCGTCAACGACCTGCGTATCTGGTTCCTGATCCTGGCCTTCGTCAGCATCGGCCTGGAGTTCCGGGTGCGCGCGCTGCGGGAGGCCGGCTGGAAACCGGTCGCGGTGTTCGGGGCGGCCACCGCGGTCAACATCGTCGTGGCCCTGGCGCTCGCCTCGATCCTGTTCTCGGGCTTCGTGATTCCGGCCGGCTGACGAGCCGTCTGGTTCGTCCTGACGTGCCTGCCCGGGTCCGGGGTCCGAGCAGGCAGGTCAGGACGACGGGTCGCGTTCTCGGGGAACCGGGTCAGCGGCCGTCGCCGGCGGGAAGGAACGGCGTGTGGCCGGTGGCGCCGAGGGCGGACCCGGGTGCGGAGAACAGGTCGCGCTCGCGCAGGAGCGGCAGGACGCCCTCACCGAACCAGTACAGCTCCTCCAGGTGCGGGTAGCCGGACAGGACGAACTCGTCGATCCCGAGGGCCGCGTACTCGGCGATCCGGTCGGCGACCTCGGTGTGCGAGCCGACCAGGGCCGTCCCGGCCCCACCGCGCACCAGACCGACACCGGCCCACAGGTTCGGCGTCACCTCCAGCGCGTGCGGATCGCGCCAGTCGCCCCCGGCCCGCACCCCCTCGTGCAACTCGCGCATCCGGGCCTGCCCGGTCGACTCGCTGCGGGACAGCCCGGCCTGGGCGGCCTCCACGACCTGCGGGCCCAGGGCCTCCAGCAGGCTCCCGGCCTGCCGCCAGGCCGCCTCGGAGGTGTCCCGCGCGATCACGTGCAGCCGGATGCCGAAGCGCACCCGCCGCCCTCGCGCGGCCGCGAGATCCCGGATCCAGGCGATCTTCTCGGCCACCGGGCCGGGTGGCTCGCCCCAGGTGAGGTAGACGTCGCTGTGCTCGGCGGCGACCGGCCCGGCGGCTGCCGAGGACCCACCGAAATACAGCGGCGGCGGCGCCGAGGGCACGGTCGGCAGCCGGGCTCCCTCGACCTGCAGGTGCTGTCCGCCGAAGGTGACCGTTTCGCCCCGCCACAGCCTGCGGACCACGGTGAGGAACTCGTCGCAGCGGGCGTAGCGCTCCTCCTTGGACAGGAAGTCGCCGTAGGAGCGCTGCTCGTGGGCCTCGCCGCCGGTGACCACGTTCAGCAGGAGGCGGCCCGGGGCATGGGCCTCGAAGGTCGCCGCCATCTGAGCGGCCAGGGTGGGGCTGATCAGGCCGGGACGGAAGGCGACGAGGTACTTCAGCCGCTCGGACTCGCGCGTCAGCATGGCCGTGGTCAGCCAGGCGTCCTCGCACCAGGCGCCGGCCGGGGTGAGGGCCCCGGTGAAGCCGAACTCCTCGGCCGCGCGGGCGATCGAGCCGAGGTAGCCCAGGCTGGCCCGGCGGTCCCCGGACGTGGTGCCCGCAGGCAGGCCGTGCCCGCCGCCGACGATGAACCGTGAGTCGCCGTACGTGGGCAGGAACCAGTGGAAGGTGAGGGACACGCGCTGCCTCTTCTCAGATCTGGCCGTGACGGGGCGGGGCGACGCCGTCCAGCAGATGACGCCCGATGTGCTGGACCTTCCAGCGGGCCGGGTCGTGCAGGGTGTGGGTACGGGCGTCGCGCCAGAACCGCGACAGGTTGCCCGAGCGCTGTGCCGAGCGGGTCCCGGCCAGCTCGAACAGCACCGAGGAGGCCTCGACGGCGGCCCGGCCGGCGGCGACCTTGGCCACGGCGGTGGAGATCGAGGCCTGCTCGGTGGTGTCGGGGCCGGGCGCCTCGCGGGCGATGCCGACGAGGACGGCGGCCTCCCTCAGCAGCGCCTCGGCGGCCCGCACGGTGATCTCGGCCTCACCCGCGGTCTGCACCAGGAGCGGGTCGTCGGAGGCCTTCTGGCCGCCCGCCTCGAACCAGGGACGGGCCCCGGCCACCGCCAGCACGGCCGCGTCCAGCGCGGCGCGGGCGATCCCGGCGTCGATCGCGGCGTGCAGGACCTGGGCGAAAGCGCCGTAGACGGTGGGGGAGTCGAAGATCGAGGTGAACGGGACGACGTCCTCGGCGGGCACCGCAACGTCGTGCAGGCGGACCGTGCCGCTGCCGGTGGTCCGCTGCCCCATGGCGTCCCAGTCGTCCTGCACGCTCACGCCGGGGGCGTCGGCCGGGACGAACGCGATGGCCTTGTCCGCGCTGCCGTCGGGGCGAGGGGCGGGCAGTACCGCGCGCACCAGGAGCCGATGGGCGAACAGCGATCCGGTCGCGTAGAACTTCTCGCCGGTGAGCCGGTACCGGCCGGGCCGGGTGGGATCGGGGGCCAGGACGGTCACGTCGTCGGTGATGGTGCGCCCGCCGCGCTCGGTCTGGGCGTTGGCGTAGCGGGCCCCCTCCAGTACCTCGCCGAAGAAGCGCCGCTGCTGCTCCGGTGTCCCGCGCAGGCGCAGGGCCTCCAGGAAAACGTAGTGGCTGTGCGGGATCTGGCCGAGGTTGGGGTCGGCCGCGGACAGTCGCCGGAACACCTCGGTGAGCGTGGGGACGCCGACGTCCGCGCCGCCCAGCGCGGCCGGCACGGTGAGGGCGTACAGCCCGGCCCGGCTGAGCCGATCGATCTGCGCGTGGGGCAGCGTGCGGTCGGCATCGCGTTGCCCGGCACCCTCGGCGAGCCCTGGCAGTAGCGCGTCCAGCGTGCGCAGCGCCTCGTCCTCGTCGCGGATCCGCTCCGGTTTCTCTTCCGGCGGCCAGGGCGGTCCGGGTACCTGACCCGTCATCTCGGCTCCCTGATGGTTCGGTGAGAAGCACGTCCCTGAGCGCTTCTAACTCTCTTTAACTGGCAGAAGTAGTGGAGAATGCGTCAACTATCGACGTTCACGGGGGCGGCGTCCAGTCGCAGGTGATGAGCATCGGTCAGGGGAGGGTCGGTACAGCGGGCGATGTCGCCCCGGCGCTCCGTGGCATCCTGATACTCGTGCATCTACGGCCCCGGCCCGAAACCCGTGTGGCGCTTGCGGTTCCGGGCCTATGCGTGAGCGTGTCGGCCACAGCCGTGGTCGTCGATCCGTTTTCCGGGGCTCCCGGTGCTGATCGAGGTGCCGCTGGCGGCGGTGGGCGCTGACCACCTGTGCCGGGGCGTGTCTCAATGGTCGCGTCAAGCGGCATCGGTAGCTGCTGCGGGCCCGGTAGGGCTTGTGGCCGCGGAGCATCGCGAACAGGGCGTCGGGTGTGACGGCGGGCCAAGCAGATGAGAGCGGCCCCTCCTGCGGTAAGCAACCAGCGCATATCAGTCTGACCGCGCGTCGCCGACGACGCGCACGCCCGCCGTCGCGACCGGGCCCAAACACACTGCAGAGCAGTTGAAGACTCCAACTCTCGACTGCCCTGCAGGCATGCCCTCTTGGCAGAGTCGACCTTGATGTCAGCTATGCAAGGCGGTTCTACATCGTGACGACGACGATCGTTTCGGGCCGGGGGACCGCCATCCCGCTGTCGGCGGGCGGCTGTCCGAGGTGGCGTGGGTACACCTGCACCTGCACTCCGGCGGTGCGCTGTGGCCCCCAGGCCGTGATGCCCTCACCGATGGCGGCCGCGAGCTGGGCACCGAGGGGGCCGTGACCGATCGCGCCGAGTTGCCAGCGGCCGGGCTGCTTCGGGGCTCGACGGATGGCGAAGTAGGCCAGGCTCCCGCCGTCGACGAGCGCGGGGGAGCGCACCGGGATTGCGGGGGTGCACAATGCTTCGGTGACGGCCCGGGGGTCGGCCTCGATCCGTACGGTGCGGGGGTCGGTGGAGGTCAGGCGCTGCCA
This genomic interval carries:
- a CDS encoding LLM class flavin-dependent oxidoreductase, which codes for MSLTFHWFLPTYGDSRFIVGGGHGLPAGTTSGDRRASLGYLGSIARAAEEFGFTGALTPAGAWCEDAWLTTAMLTRESERLKYLVAFRPGLISPTLAAQMAATFEAHAPGRLLLNVVTGGEAHEQRSYGDFLSKEERYARCDEFLTVVRRLWRGETVTFGGQHLQVEGARLPTVPSAPPPLYFGGSSAAAGPVAAEHSDVYLTWGEPPGPVAEKIAWIRDLAAARGRRVRFGIRLHVIARDTSEAAWRQAGSLLEALGPQVVEAAQAGLSRSESTGQARMRELHEGVRAGGDWRDPHALEVTPNLWAGVGLVRGGAGTALVGSHTEVADRIAEYAALGIDEFVLSGYPHLEELYWFGEGVLPLLRERDLFSAPGSALGATGHTPFLPAGDGR
- a CDS encoding YeiH family protein, yielding MSDVAPARHEAVVPDTGRRVAWFLLGILVVLVLGWVTHYLNDSVPDWAEDTWADDIASAVEYPVYAIILGLLGNALLSATGLRERLAAGFRTEFFIKTGLVLLGASIDLQLIVDAAGRSVLQAVLLISIVFGFTWWLGGRLGLDERLRALLASAVSICGVSAAIAAAGAVQARKEQLAYAASLVIAFALPSIFLLPWLADVLGLEDAVAGAWIGGNIDTTAAVTAAGTLAGEGPLEIATIVKVTQNALIGIVAVALAAWFAYRVDRTPDAPRPGIGELWRRFPKFVLGFIAASVIATVYLGQVGAADGKAHIAIVNDLRIWFLILAFVSIGLEFRVRALREAGWKPVAVFGAATAVNIVVALALASILFSGFVIPAG
- a CDS encoding SfnB family sulfur acquisition oxidoreductase, with translation MTGQVPGPPWPPEEKPERIRDEDEALRTLDALLPGLAEGAGQRDADRTLPHAQIDRLSRAGLYALTVPAALGGADVGVPTLTEVFRRLSAADPNLGQIPHSHYVFLEALRLRGTPEQQRRFFGEVLEGARYANAQTERGGRTITDDVTVLAPDPTRPGRYRLTGEKFYATGSLFAHRLLVRAVLPAPRPDGSADKAIAFVPADAPGVSVQDDWDAMGQRTTGSGTVRLHDVAVPAEDVVPFTSIFDSPTVYGAFAQVLHAAIDAGIARAALDAAVLAVAGARPWFEAGGQKASDDPLLVQTAGEAEITVRAAEALLREAAVLVGIAREAPGPDTTEQASISTAVAKVAAGRAAVEASSVLFELAGTRSAQRSGNLSRFWRDARTHTLHDPARWKVQHIGRHLLDGVAPPRHGQI
- a CDS encoding TetR/AcrR family transcriptional regulator, with the translated sequence MDPRLERTRRSAHSAALSLLSEGGIAHLTPQNLSRVSGLGRTTLYRHWPTTVHLVLDLLQTFRMPDFEMVEGDLPTRLRHNIAAQHAALLDPEYRVIFQTIQSVALDDEVRAALVEINRERIESVARVLAPEYDLHGQNTAVAEIFALINGPLQQITAFLGESSPRLMPAIVESVLAYLRENHASGAA
- a CDS encoding NAD(P)-dependent oxidoreductase; protein product: MARLAVLGATGRTGQEIVRRALDAGHEVTALVRRPEALPVRDASLTVVVGDARDAEVIAAVSEGRDAVIASLGRPESGRTKDQIDDSQPVDVCEVSTRHLLEAAGRGLRRIVLMSTHGAGSSNDGSPYVVKLRDMVGNRVVDKDRMEQVLLEAETDVVWTVIRNPYIYEGPLGTPHAVHEKIVLDETSRITYADLATFAIGEALRPQYPNTFLTITEPLTGSAS
- a CDS encoding S66 peptidase family protein; amino-acid sequence: MRIPPVLRQPRPLEPGLHVAVVAPSGPVLADRLERGCDVLRSFGLKVSLAPHVLDRHPGRYLAGTDEARAGDLQDAWCDPDVNAVYCARGGYGAVRTLDHLDWDVMRKASSARPLKPFVGSSDSTALHQAFARRLEVQTFYGPVLGGPVLGFPDPAAVVLESLRAALFHPSEGRTLTGTHSLVPGVAEGVTTGGTLSLLSSLVGSDELAPAEGRIVLLEDVNESPYRIDRMLTQLLRSGWFAGAAGIACGSWERCGEPEHIDRVLLERLGGLGVPIVTGLEFGHGTVQLTVPLGARARLETGALIIG